In Thamnophis elegans isolate rThaEle1 chromosome 13, rThaEle1.pri, whole genome shotgun sequence, one DNA window encodes the following:
- the OSBP2 gene encoding oxysterol-binding protein 2: protein MVCVEPGCKSIAPELCSRDDSGDDEEESAPQSDKSEVHGTLKYLSGKLDDLSAFNDLISKHGAALQRSLSELENLKLPAESGEKIKAVNERATLFRITSNAMINACRDFLDLAEAHSRKWQRALQHECEQRIRLEETIEQLAKQHNNLERACRGAPSLSANPAGHASRAGSVQSGKSEPSDEDEETEYFDAMEDAHAVITVAAEPSKLHRRTSVNISVPSESCSEEWNLGGSVLDASPLTAFGTSSKSGGVNKKRRTAIPDKPNYSLNLWSIMKNCIGKELSKIPMPVNFNEPLSMLQRLTEDLEYHELLDRAVKCENAIEQMCFVAAFSVSSYSTTVQRTAKPFNPLLGETFELDRLEELGFRSLCEQVSHHPPAAAHHVYSRRGWTLWQEITIASKFRGKYLSILPLGTIHLEFHSSGNHYIWQKVTSTVHNIIVGKLWIDQSGDIEILNHKSKDKCHLKFSPYSYFSRDIPRKVTGVVMDADGNERFVMSGTWDEKMECSKIIDSSIGNSLSEGKLPKTVYQTLSPKVIWKKYPLPENAENMYYFSKMALTLNEPEDGVAPTDTRLRPDQRLMENGKWDEANMEKQRLEEKQRAIRRHREVEAVDALAEGKDYRGYTPLWFERKVDPVTGELMCVYKGGYWESKENQDWSQCPSIF, encoded by the exons ATGGTTTGTGTTGAACCCGGGTGCAAATCCATTGCCCCAGAGTTGTGTTCCCGGG ATGACTCGGGCGACGACGAGGAGGAATCCGCCCCGCAGTCTGACAAGAGCGAAGTGCACGGCACCCTGAAATACCTCTCCGGGAAACTGGACGACCTCAGCGCTTTCAACGACTTGATCTCCAAGCACGGGGCGGCTCTCCAGAGATCCCTGAGTGAGCTGGAGAATCTCAAGTTGCCAGCCGAGAGCGGGGAAAAGATCAAAGCCGTCAACGAACGCGCCACCCTCTTCAGGATCACCTCCAATGCTATGATAAAT gCCTGCCGGGACTTTCTGGATCTTGCAGAGGCCCACAGCAGGAAATGGCAGCGGGCTCTCCAGCATGAATGTGAGCAGCGCATCCGCCTGGAGGAGACCATTGAGCAGCTGGCTAAGCAGCACAACAACTTAGAACGGGCTTGTCGGGGCGCGCCCAGCCTCTCCGCGAACCCTGCCGGTCACGCATCCCGAG CAGGCAGCGTGCAGAGTGGAAAATCAGAGCCCAGTGATGAAGATGAGGAGACGGAGTACTTTGATGCTATGGAAGACGCTCATGCTGTCATCACAGTAGCTGCAGAGCCTTCAAAACTTCACCG GCGCACCAGCGTCAACATTAGTGTGCCCAGTGAGAGCTGTTCGGAGGAGTGGAACCTGGGCGGCAGC GTGTTGGACGCTTCCCCTCTCACTGCCTTTGGTACTTCGAGCAAGTCTGGAGGTGTCAACAAGAAGAGGCGTACGGCGATTCCGGACAAGCCCAACTACAGCCTTAATCTCTGGAGTATCATGAAGAATTGCATCGGGAAGGAACTTTCCAAGATCCCCATGCCG GTCAACTTCAACGAACCCCTCTCGATGCTGCAGAGGCTGACGGAGGATCTGGAGTACCACGAGCTGCTGGACAGAGCGGTCAAGTGCGAGAACGCCATCGAGCAGATGTGCTTCGTGGCCGCCTTCTCGGTGTCTTCCTACTCAACCACGGTCCAGCGGACCGCCAAGCCCTTCAACCCGCTCCTGGGCGAGACCTTCGAACTGGACCGCCTGGAAGAACTCGGCTTCCGATCGCTCTGCGAGCAG GTGAGCCATCACCCGCCAGCAGCTGCTCATCACGTATACTCCCGGCGAGGCTGGACGCTGTGGCAGGAGATAACCATCGCCAGCAAGTTCCGTGGCAAATACCTTTCCATCTTGCCCCTGG GCACCATCCACCTCGAATTCCACTCCAGCGGCAATCACTACATCTGGCAAAAAGTCACGTCCACTGTCCACAATATTATTGTGGGGAAACTCTGGATTGACCAG tCCGGTGACATAGAGATCCTGAACCACAAATCAAAAGACAAATGCCACCTGAAATTCTCTCCCTACAGTTACTTCTCCAGAGACATCCCACGGAAG GTGACGGGGGTGGTGATGGACGCCGATGGCAACGAGCGATTCGTCATGTCCGGCACATGGGACGAGAAGATGGAGTGCTCCAAGATCATTGACTCAAGCATAGGAAACTCCCTTTCGGAAGGCAAGCTTCCGAAAACGGTCTACCAGACCTTGTCCCCCAAGGTCATATGGAAGAAATACCCCCTCCC GGAAAATGCCGAAAACATGTACTACTTCTCCAAAATGGCGCTGACCCTCAATGAGCCGGAAGACGGCGTCGCTCCCACGGACACCCGCCTGAGGCCCGACCAAAGGCTGATGGAGAATGGCAAATGGGACGAAGCCAACATGGAGAAGCAGCGGCTCGAAGAAAAGCAACGGGCCATACGGCGGCACCGGGAAGTCGAAGCAGTTGACGCCCTGGCAGAAG